In Microbacterium pumilum, the following proteins share a genomic window:
- the aceE gene encoding pyruvate dehydrogenase (acetyl-transferring), homodimeric type produces the protein MTVNDQDPYSQSPLDSDPDETAEWRESLQQLVQAKGHGRGREIMLSLLQTSHELQLNVPQVPTTDYINTIAPENEPEFPGDEALEQRYRRWLRWNAAVTVHRAQRPGIGVGGHISTYASSASLYEVGFNHFFRGLDDPNGGDQIFIQGHASPGIYARSFLEGRLTEEQLDGFRQEKSKAPNGIPSYPHPRLMPEYWQFPTVSMGLGPINAIYQAMTNKYLTNRGIKDLDDSHVWAFLGDGEMDEVESRGQLQVAANEGLDNLTFVVNCNLQRLDGPVRGNGKIIQELEAFFRGAGWNVIKVVWGGGWDELLAKDTDGALVHLMNTTPDGDFQTYRAESGGFIREHFFGRDERTAALVKDWSDDEIWGKLRRGGLDYRKVYAAYKAAAEHKGQPTVILAKTIKGYGLGHHFEGRNATHQMKKMTLDDLKQFRDGMRIPITDAQLEENPYLPPYFNPGAQDETIQYMLERRRALGGFLPERRTHHVGLQLPGDDAYALPKKGSGTQEIATTMAFVRLLKDLLRAKDFGHRIVPIIPDEARTFGMDAYFPTAKIYNPHGQNYTSVDRELLLAYKESPQGQIIHVGINEAGAVAAFTATGTSYSTHGEPLIPVYVFYSMFGFQRTGDAQWAAGDQMARGFIIGATAGRTTLTGEGLQHADGHSHLLASTNPATVSYDPAYGYEIAHIVRSGIERMYGGNHPDPNVMYYLTVYNEPLVQPAEPEGVDVDGIVRGMHRVSTAEGEGPRAQILASGVGVPWAFEAQQLLRDDWGVQADVWSVTSWTELRRDGLAADQHNFLHPEEEPRTAYITQRLRDVDGPVVAVSDFMHAVQDQIRQWVPRRFASLGADGFGFSDTRPAARRFFKIDGPSIVVRTLQSLAEDGVVDRSLAAQAIERYRLHDVTAGTSGNAGGES, from the coding sequence GTGACTGTCAACGACCAGGATCCGTACTCGCAGAGCCCGCTCGACAGCGATCCCGACGAGACGGCGGAGTGGCGAGAGTCGCTTCAGCAGCTCGTCCAGGCCAAGGGCCACGGGCGTGGTCGCGAGATCATGCTGAGTCTGCTGCAGACGTCGCACGAGCTCCAGCTCAATGTGCCGCAGGTGCCGACGACGGACTACATCAACACGATCGCGCCCGAGAACGAGCCGGAGTTCCCCGGTGACGAGGCGCTGGAGCAGCGCTACCGGCGCTGGCTTCGCTGGAACGCCGCCGTCACGGTCCACCGGGCGCAGCGCCCGGGGATCGGTGTGGGCGGTCACATCTCCACCTACGCTTCGTCGGCGTCGCTCTACGAAGTCGGCTTCAACCACTTCTTCCGCGGCCTCGACGACCCGAACGGCGGCGACCAGATCTTCATCCAAGGTCACGCGTCGCCGGGCATCTACGCTCGCTCGTTCCTCGAAGGACGCCTGACCGAAGAGCAGCTGGACGGCTTCCGGCAGGAGAAGTCCAAGGCTCCCAACGGCATCCCGTCCTACCCGCACCCGCGGCTCATGCCCGAGTACTGGCAGTTCCCGACCGTGTCGATGGGCCTCGGTCCGATCAACGCCATCTACCAGGCGATGACGAACAAATACCTCACCAACCGCGGCATCAAGGACCTCGACGACTCGCACGTGTGGGCGTTCCTCGGCGATGGCGAGATGGACGAGGTCGAGAGCCGCGGTCAGCTGCAGGTCGCCGCGAATGAGGGTCTCGACAACCTCACGTTCGTCGTCAACTGCAACCTCCAGCGTCTCGACGGGCCCGTCCGCGGCAACGGCAAGATCATCCAGGAGCTCGAGGCGTTCTTCCGTGGCGCCGGCTGGAACGTCATCAAGGTGGTCTGGGGCGGCGGCTGGGACGAGCTTCTCGCCAAAGACACCGACGGCGCGCTCGTGCATCTCATGAACACGACCCCGGACGGCGACTTCCAGACGTATCGCGCCGAGAGCGGCGGATTCATCCGCGAGCACTTCTTCGGGCGCGACGAGCGCACGGCGGCGCTCGTGAAGGACTGGTCCGATGACGAGATCTGGGGCAAGCTCCGCCGCGGCGGCCTCGACTACCGCAAGGTGTACGCGGCCTACAAAGCGGCCGCCGAGCACAAGGGCCAGCCCACCGTCATCCTCGCCAAGACGATCAAGGGCTACGGTCTCGGCCACCACTTCGAGGGCCGCAACGCGACCCACCAGATGAAGAAGATGACCCTCGACGACCTCAAGCAGTTCCGCGACGGGATGCGCATTCCGATCACGGACGCGCAGCTCGAGGAGAACCCGTACCTGCCGCCGTACTTCAACCCGGGCGCCCAGGACGAGACGATCCAGTACATGCTCGAGCGCCGTCGGGCGCTCGGCGGCTTCCTTCCCGAGCGACGCACCCATCACGTCGGACTGCAGCTGCCGGGCGACGACGCGTACGCGCTGCCGAAGAAGGGCTCGGGCACACAGGAGATCGCCACGACGATGGCGTTCGTGCGACTGCTGAAGGACCTGCTGCGTGCCAAGGACTTCGGACACCGCATCGTGCCGATCATTCCGGACGAGGCCCGCACGTTCGGCATGGACGCGTACTTCCCCACGGCGAAGATCTACAACCCGCACGGCCAGAACTACACGTCGGTCGACCGCGAACTGCTGCTCGCCTACAAGGAGAGCCCGCAGGGTCAGATCATCCACGTCGGCATCAACGAGGCCGGCGCAGTAGCGGCCTTCACCGCGACCGGGACGTCGTATTCGACGCACGGCGAGCCCTTGATCCCCGTCTACGTCTTCTACTCGATGTTCGGCTTCCAGCGCACCGGCGACGCGCAGTGGGCTGCCGGCGATCAGATGGCGCGCGGCTTCATCATCGGCGCGACCGCCGGTCGCACGACGCTGACCGGTGAGGGTCTGCAGCACGCCGACGGTCACTCGCACCTGCTCGCTTCGACCAACCCGGCGACGGTGTCGTACGACCCCGCCTACGGCTATGAGATCGCGCACATCGTCCGCTCCGGAATCGAGCGGATGTACGGCGGCAACCATCCCGACCCGAACGTCATGTACTACCTCACGGTATACAACGAGCCGCTCGTCCAGCCGGCCGAGCCCGAGGGCGTCGATGTGGACGGCATCGTCCGTGGCATGCACCGCGTCTCGACGGCGGAGGGCGAGGGCCCCCGCGCCCAGATCCTCGCTTCGGGTGTCGGAGTACCGTGGGCGTTCGAGGCTCAGCAGCTCCTGCGTGACGACTGGGGCGTGCAGGCCGACGTGTGGTCGGTCACCTCCTGGACGGAGCTCCGCCGCGACGGACTCGCCGCCGATCAGCACAACTTCCTGCACCCGGAGGAGGAGCCGCGCACGGCTTACATCACGCAGAGGCTGCGGGATGTCGACGGGCCCGTGGTCGCGGTGAGCGACTTCATGCATGCGGTCCAGGACCAGATCCGCCAGTGGGTGCCCCGGCGGTTCGCGAGCCTCGGCGCGGACGGATTCGGCTTCTCGGACACGCGTCCTGCAGCCCGTCGCTTCTTCAAGATCGACGGCCCCTCGATCGTCGTACGGACGCTTCAGTCTCTTGCCGAGGACGGCGTGGTGGATCGCAGTCTCGCAGCGCAGGCCATCGAACGCTATCGCCTGCACGACGTGACCGCCGGCACGAGTGGCAACGCGGGCGGCGAGAGCTGA
- a CDS encoding helix-turn-helix domain-containing protein has protein sequence MPGPGAQMDKTETLVWLRRISGDLATATNRRLEETLPWYAEMPPARRSAVGLVAQAGITSFIQWYDDPGSTPWIAADIFATAPRELLRSVSLTQTLQLIRVTVEVTEDRIKDKGEHLREAILLYSRDVAFAAADVYARAAEARGLWDARLEALVVDSILTGEADEELPSRIAALGWHGHGEVSVLVGTTPPLFDVDQLRRTARKLGVDVLIGVQGSRLVLVLGRADPPNRTEDMPSDLPFPEIAKRLEPGFGNGHLVLGPAVPALVDASQSARAALGGFAVARAWRHAPRPVEADDLLPERALAGDPLAKQTLVERIYRPLQAHSADLVTTLWSYLDNGRSLEATARELFVHPNTVRYRLKRVSEVIGWDATGPREALILQTALILGSMGPDATRRRPPAARRTHH, from the coding sequence ATGCCCGGCCCCGGCGCGCAGATGGACAAGACCGAGACGCTCGTTTGGCTGCGGCGCATCTCGGGAGATCTCGCGACGGCCACGAACCGGCGCCTCGAGGAGACACTCCCGTGGTATGCCGAGATGCCTCCCGCGCGCCGTTCGGCGGTGGGTCTCGTGGCTCAGGCCGGCATCACGTCGTTCATCCAGTGGTACGACGACCCCGGCTCGACGCCGTGGATCGCCGCCGACATCTTCGCCACGGCGCCCCGGGAACTGCTTCGGAGCGTGAGCCTCACCCAGACGCTCCAGCTCATCCGAGTGACGGTCGAAGTGACAGAAGACCGGATCAAGGACAAGGGCGAGCACCTTCGCGAGGCGATCCTGCTCTATTCGCGCGACGTGGCTTTCGCGGCGGCGGATGTCTACGCCCGCGCCGCCGAGGCACGCGGACTCTGGGATGCGCGACTGGAGGCGCTCGTCGTCGACTCGATCCTGACCGGCGAAGCCGACGAGGAGCTCCCCAGCCGGATCGCGGCGCTGGGCTGGCACGGTCACGGTGAAGTCTCCGTGCTCGTCGGCACCACTCCCCCGCTGTTCGACGTCGACCAGCTGCGCCGCACCGCGCGCAAGCTCGGTGTCGACGTGCTGATCGGGGTCCAGGGCTCCCGCCTGGTGCTCGTGCTGGGTCGCGCCGATCCGCCCAATCGCACCGAGGACATGCCGTCGGACCTCCCTTTCCCCGAGATCGCCAAGCGGCTCGAGCCGGGATTCGGAAACGGCCACCTCGTCCTCGGGCCCGCCGTCCCTGCGCTCGTGGATGCCAGTCAGAGCGCGCGTGCGGCGCTCGGCGGATTCGCCGTCGCGCGGGCGTGGCGCCATGCACCTCGACCGGTCGAGGCCGACGACCTCCTCCCCGAGCGCGCGCTGGCCGGCGACCCGCTCGCCAAGCAGACCCTCGTCGAGCGCATCTACCGCCCGCTGCAGGCGCACAGCGCCGATCTCGTGACGACCCTGTGGAGCTACCTCGACAACGGGCGTTCCCTCGAGGCGACCGCGCGGGAGCTGTTCGTCCACCCGAACACGGTGCGCTACCGGCTGAAGCGCGTCTCGGAGGTCATCGGCTGGGATGCCACTGGTCCACGTGAGGCGCTGATCCTGCAGACGGCGCTGATCCTCGGTTCGATGGGGCCGGATGCGACCCGTCGACGGCCGCCTGCGGCCCGGAGAACTCATCACTAG
- a CDS encoding ACP S-malonyltransferase — translation MIIAVFPGQGSQSPGFLTPWLALDGAADRVAAYSEWAGVDLTAAGTEWDAEQIRDTQVAQPLIVAASLLSWNALTDRDRIAGVAGHSVGELAAAAAAGILSEEDALRLVGIRGRAMADAAAVEQTGMSAVIGGDEAAVVARLAELDLTPANYNGGGQVVAAGALDALQSLSAEPPAGTRVIPLQVAGAFHTRYMAPAVEALRAAAADVAASDPSVAIWSNRDGARVDSGAAFVDLLVDQVASPVRWDLCMSSFADQGITGLIELAPAGTLTGLAKRALRGVPAVAVKTPDELPAAAALTGDSA, via the coding sequence GTGATCATCGCGGTCTTCCCTGGCCAGGGCTCCCAGTCCCCTGGCTTCCTCACCCCGTGGCTCGCTCTCGACGGCGCCGCAGATCGAGTGGCCGCCTATTCCGAGTGGGCGGGCGTGGATCTCACCGCCGCCGGCACCGAATGGGATGCCGAGCAGATCCGCGATACGCAGGTCGCCCAGCCCCTCATCGTGGCTGCCAGCCTTCTGTCGTGGAACGCGCTGACCGACCGTGATCGAATCGCGGGCGTCGCCGGCCACTCGGTCGGCGAACTCGCCGCGGCTGCGGCCGCCGGCATCCTGAGCGAGGAGGACGCCCTGCGCCTCGTCGGCATCCGCGGTCGTGCCATGGCGGATGCCGCCGCGGTCGAGCAGACCGGAATGAGCGCCGTGATCGGCGGCGACGAGGCGGCAGTGGTCGCCCGCCTCGCCGAGCTCGACCTCACTCCCGCGAACTACAACGGCGGCGGGCAGGTCGTCGCCGCAGGCGCCCTCGACGCACTCCAGTCCCTGTCGGCCGAGCCGCCTGCGGGCACGCGGGTCATACCGCTGCAGGTCGCCGGCGCCTTCCACACCCGCTACATGGCGCCCGCCGTCGAGGCGCTGCGTGCTGCCGCGGCGGATGTCGCGGCATCCGACCCGTCCGTCGCCATCTGGAGCAACCGAGACGGTGCCCGCGTCGATTCGGGCGCGGCGTTCGTCGACCTCCTCGTGGACCAGGTCGCGTCCCCGGTGCGCTGGGACCTGTGCATGTCGTCCTTCGCGGACCAGGGCATCACCGGTCTGATCGAACTCGCGCCCGCCGGCACGCTCACTGGACTCGCCAAGCGAGCACTGCGAGGTGTTCCGGCCGTTGCGGTGAAGACACCGGACGAACTCCCCGCCGCCGCCGCACTGACCGGAGACTCCGCATGA
- a CDS encoding beta-ketoacyl-ACP synthase III, protein MTHALIQPTGVAHTRIYAYGAARGEIAVPNDDLIGPIDSSDEWIRQRTGIVTRTRAVAETTAIDLAADAATEAIARSGVDPTLVDAVIVATISNPKQTPSVAAIVADRVGSNPAAAYDLNAACAGFSYGVAQADALIRGGLAHYAVVVGTEKLSDIVDPTDRSISFLLGDGAGAVVIGPSDTPGIGPTVWGSDGSKADAVGMNHTLTDFRDGTAPWPTLRQEGPTVFRWAVWEMVKVARQALEAAGVEASDLAAFVPHQANMRIIDEFAKQLKLPESVVIGRDIETTGNTSAASIPLATHRLLEEHPELSGGLALQIGFGAGLVFGAQVVVLP, encoded by the coding sequence ATGACCCATGCACTCATCCAGCCCACCGGCGTCGCCCACACGCGCATCTATGCGTACGGTGCGGCTCGCGGCGAGATCGCCGTCCCGAACGACGATCTCATCGGCCCGATCGATTCGAGCGACGAGTGGATCCGGCAGCGCACAGGCATCGTGACGCGTACCCGCGCCGTTGCCGAGACGACGGCCATCGACCTCGCCGCGGATGCGGCCACCGAGGCGATCGCCCGTTCCGGCGTGGACCCGACGCTGGTCGACGCCGTCATCGTCGCCACCATCAGCAATCCCAAGCAGACGCCGTCCGTCGCGGCGATCGTCGCAGACCGCGTGGGATCGAATCCAGCAGCCGCGTACGACCTCAATGCCGCATGCGCAGGGTTCTCGTACGGGGTCGCGCAGGCGGACGCTCTCATCCGGGGCGGCCTCGCCCATTACGCGGTCGTCGTCGGCACCGAGAAGCTCAGCGACATCGTCGACCCCACCGATCGCAGCATCTCGTTCCTCCTCGGCGACGGCGCCGGAGCTGTTGTCATCGGCCCCAGCGACACGCCCGGCATCGGACCGACGGTCTGGGGCTCGGACGGTTCGAAGGCAGACGCCGTCGGCATGAACCACACGCTCACCGACTTCCGAGACGGCACGGCGCCGTGGCCGACGCTTCGCCAGGAGGGTCCGACGGTCTTCCGCTGGGCGGTCTGGGAGATGGTCAAGGTCGCTCGGCAGGCGCTCGAGGCGGCCGGAGTCGAGGCATCCGACCTCGCGGCGTTCGTTCCCCACCAGGCCAACATGCGGATCATCGATGAGTTCGCCAAGCAGCTCAAGCTGCCGGAGTCCGTCGTCATCGGCCGCGACATCGAGACGACCGGCAACACGTCCGCCGCGTCCATCCCGCTGGCGACCCACCGCCTGCTCGAGGAGCACCCTGAGCTCAGCGGCGGTCTCGCGCTGCAGATCGGGTTCGGTGCCGGACTCGTCTTCGGCGCGCAGGTCGTCGTCCTTCCCTGA
- a CDS encoding acyl carrier protein, whose amino-acid sequence MAFTTDEVLAGLAELITDETGISADEVALEKSFTDDLDIDSISMMTIVVNAEEKFGVTIPDDEVKNLKTVGDAVTFITSNQA is encoded by the coding sequence ATGGCATTCACCACCGACGAGGTCCTTGCAGGACTTGCCGAGCTCATCACCGACGAGACGGGCATCTCAGCCGACGAGGTCGCGCTCGAGAAGTCGTTCACCGATGACCTCGACATCGACTCGATCTCGATGATGACGATCGTCGTCAACGCCGAGGAGAAGTTCGGCGTCACGATCCCCGACGACGAGGTCAAGAACCTCAAGACCGTCGGCGACGCCGTCACCTTCATCACGTCGAACCAGGCGTAG
- a CDS encoding beta-ketoacyl-[acyl-carrier-protein] synthase family protein — translation MSKPRIVVTGIGASTPLGGTAPETWTALQAGVSGAHTLEYDWIEKYQIPVTFAAEAAVRPDSVLERPVANRLDPSAQFALVAAQEAWADAGRPDVDPERFGIDFATGIGGLQTTLAGWDTLKEKGPRRVMPMSVPMLMPNAPAAAVSMHLGARAYARTVASACASSTEAVVNAFENLRDGKADVIIAGGSEAVIHALTLAAFSSMQALSRRNDSPETASRPYSVDRDGFVMGEGAACLVLETEEHAKARGAKIYGEIVGGGVTADSYHITAPEPEGLGASRAMRMALEQADASPDDVTHINAHATSTPTGDIAEYKALLSVFGDRVHEIPISATKASTGHLLGGTGAIEAIFTMLALRDRLAPPTINLSTQDPEIPLLVSGEAMPLGDGPQLAISNSFGFGGHNAVIAFRSV, via the coding sequence ATGAGCAAACCCCGCATCGTCGTCACCGGGATCGGTGCCTCCACGCCGCTCGGCGGCACTGCGCCCGAGACATGGACTGCACTCCAGGCCGGAGTGTCCGGTGCGCACACCCTCGAATACGACTGGATCGAGAAGTACCAGATCCCGGTCACGTTCGCGGCTGAGGCGGCTGTCCGTCCCGACTCCGTGCTCGAGCGCCCGGTGGCCAACCGGCTCGACCCGTCCGCGCAGTTCGCGCTGGTCGCGGCGCAAGAGGCATGGGCGGATGCCGGTCGCCCCGACGTCGACCCCGAAAGATTCGGAATCGACTTCGCCACCGGCATCGGCGGGCTGCAGACCACGCTCGCCGGCTGGGACACGCTCAAGGAGAAAGGACCTCGTCGGGTCATGCCCATGAGCGTTCCGATGCTCATGCCGAACGCGCCGGCTGCTGCGGTGTCGATGCACCTCGGTGCTCGTGCCTATGCACGCACCGTCGCGTCGGCCTGCGCCTCGAGCACCGAGGCGGTCGTCAACGCGTTCGAGAACCTCCGCGACGGCAAGGCGGACGTCATCATCGCCGGTGGCTCGGAAGCGGTCATCCACGCGCTGACGCTTGCGGCGTTCTCATCGATGCAGGCCCTGTCGAGGCGCAACGACTCGCCTGAGACGGCGTCGCGCCCCTACAGCGTCGATCGTGACGGCTTCGTCATGGGCGAGGGTGCCGCGTGCCTGGTGCTCGAGACCGAGGAGCACGCGAAGGCGCGAGGCGCCAAGATCTACGGCGAGATCGTCGGAGGCGGCGTGACCGCCGACTCGTACCACATCACTGCCCCCGAGCCCGAGGGTCTCGGAGCGTCGCGCGCGATGCGCATGGCCCTCGAGCAGGCAGATGCCTCGCCCGACGACGTGACCCATATCAATGCCCACGCGACGTCCACTCCCACGGGCGACATCGCGGAGTACAAGGCGCTCCTCAGTGTTTTCGGCGACCGCGTCCACGAGATCCCGATCTCCGCGACGAAGGCCTCCACAGGGCACCTGCTCGGCGGCACCGGCGCGATCGAGGCCATCTTCACGATGCTCGCGCTCCGCGATCGGCTGGCTCCACCCACGATAAACCTGAGCACGCAGGATCCGGAGATCCCGCTGCTGGTCTCGGGCGAGGCCATGCCACTGGGCGATGGCCCGCAGCTGGCGATCAGCAACTCGTTCGGCTTCGGCGGCCACAACGCCGTCATCGCGTTCCGCTCGGTCTGA
- a CDS encoding DUF3145 domain-containing protein, which translates to MATPQARGVIYIHSAPRALCPHLEWAVGRALGRGVSFDWADQPVLGGSRRAEYYWEGAAGTGAALATAIRGWEHLRFEVTEDPTPRSDGGRWLHTPGLGIHYAQTDSAGNVVIGEDRLRYAMEVAAGDAFELHRELHVALGAAWDEELEPFRHASDDAPVVWLHKVG; encoded by the coding sequence ATGGCGACACCACAGGCGCGTGGAGTGATCTATATTCACTCTGCGCCACGAGCATTATGCCCCCACCTCGAGTGGGCCGTTGGTCGCGCCCTCGGGCGCGGAGTCAGCTTCGACTGGGCCGACCAGCCCGTCCTCGGCGGCAGTCGGCGCGCGGAGTACTACTGGGAAGGTGCCGCGGGCACCGGTGCTGCGCTGGCCACTGCGATCCGCGGCTGGGAGCATCTGCGGTTCGAGGTGACCGAAGACCCCACGCCACGCAGTGATGGCGGCAGGTGGCTGCATACTCCGGGCCTGGGCATCCACTACGCGCAGACCGATTCCGCAGGCAACGTCGTGATCGGCGAGGACCGCCTCCGGTACGCCATGGAAGTTGCGGCCGGCGATGCTTTCGAGCTTCACCGTGAGCTGCACGTCGCGCTCGGGGCGGCGTGGGACGAGGAGCTCGAACCCTTCCGTCATGCCAGTGACGACGCTCCGGTGGTGTGGCTTCACAAGGTCGGATGA
- a CDS encoding DUF262 domain-containing protein, translating to MVTATNVDANAVNTIAWLSAGETSIVVPVYQRQYRWDIGGCEQLLSDIRDVAAAGERETHFIGSILSTRSNGDASELVLIDGQQRITTLMLLIAALHHTVRTDDPSLAAELERVLVRADDPTRTKLRPHRAWAEVFEGVVLDRRLPGDEPRDSRFDDNYAFFRSQILAEEAPRIWRGLQKLEHVAISLGADANAQQTFESLNSTGEPLRDHELIHNYVLMGLSHSEQSEIEESFWIPVEQNTGESIGSFWRHYMVMSTGREVAVAGPRGVYDAFRHEFPRLDLGTLRRHAAEWREYSDIYRVLLDPSQERDAEIRRQLGYVNTFGRSTYPLVMRAYRDHAQGIIDRESFARILEHIQALFLRRTVVGVTTNHLVARLCRARAEGTASLVHAIARITPSDERVRVALKYGDLPHAPYVLGRLAGVDRLNDLEVEHIFPLSPGNAWSGDGVREWADYSEDEQNSHRALAQTLGNLTLLEEPLAERALDAPFPRKRDSIYARSEVAATRELTGVAAWGTAAIGERTSRLTSDFVQIWERPATVGIDDDDLTPILDAQRRRGWPPGWQREFEYVEYRGEHWEVHDVKYLFNRVFKRLWADSRDDVVAFSARRGGPIFAARAWNGQWDVLGEAQFLYMGWDSKYMLTAVQGVLEEAGLAPEVFVKYSYIGAAM from the coding sequence ATGGTCACTGCGACGAATGTCGATGCGAACGCCGTCAACACGATCGCATGGCTGTCAGCGGGCGAGACCAGCATCGTGGTGCCGGTCTACCAGCGCCAGTATCGGTGGGACATCGGCGGCTGCGAACAGCTGCTCTCCGACATCCGGGATGTCGCCGCGGCGGGCGAACGCGAGACGCACTTCATCGGCTCGATCCTGTCGACCAGGAGCAACGGCGATGCCTCGGAGCTCGTCCTCATCGACGGGCAGCAGCGGATCACGACGCTGATGCTGCTCATCGCGGCCCTTCACCACACGGTGCGGACGGATGACCCATCGCTCGCCGCCGAGCTCGAGCGAGTGCTCGTCAGGGCCGACGATCCGACCCGCACCAAGCTGCGCCCCCATCGCGCGTGGGCGGAGGTGTTCGAGGGCGTCGTCCTCGACCGGAGGCTGCCCGGAGACGAGCCGCGAGACTCCCGCTTCGACGACAACTACGCGTTCTTCCGCAGCCAGATCCTCGCCGAAGAAGCACCTCGCATCTGGCGGGGACTGCAGAAGCTCGAGCACGTCGCGATCTCGCTCGGCGCCGACGCGAACGCGCAGCAGACGTTCGAGAGTCTGAACTCCACCGGCGAGCCGCTTCGCGACCATGAACTGATCCACAACTACGTGCTGATGGGACTCTCGCACTCCGAGCAGAGCGAGATCGAGGAGTCGTTCTGGATTCCGGTCGAGCAGAACACCGGTGAGTCGATCGGCAGCTTCTGGCGGCACTACATGGTCATGTCGACCGGCCGTGAGGTCGCCGTAGCCGGCCCGCGAGGCGTGTACGACGCGTTCCGGCACGAGTTTCCGCGTCTCGACCTCGGTACGCTGCGCCGCCACGCGGCGGAGTGGCGGGAGTACTCGGACATCTATCGCGTCCTGCTGGATCCGTCGCAGGAGCGGGATGCCGAGATCCGCCGCCAGCTCGGCTACGTCAACACGTTCGGTCGAAGCACCTACCCGCTCGTCATGCGGGCATACCGGGATCATGCGCAAGGGATCATCGATCGCGAGTCGTTCGCGCGCATCCTCGAGCACATCCAGGCGCTCTTCCTGCGCCGCACGGTCGTCGGCGTCACGACGAACCACCTGGTCGCCCGGCTGTGTCGTGCTCGCGCGGAGGGCACCGCGAGTCTCGTGCATGCGATCGCCCGGATCACACCATCTGACGAACGGGTGCGCGTTGCACTCAAGTACGGTGATCTGCCGCACGCCCCATACGTGCTCGGGCGCCTCGCGGGCGTCGATCGACTCAACGATCTGGAGGTCGAGCACATCTTCCCGCTGTCGCCCGGCAACGCCTGGAGCGGCGACGGGGTTCGTGAGTGGGCTGACTACAGCGAAGACGAGCAGAACAGTCATCGCGCCCTCGCGCAGACCCTCGGGAACCTGACACTGCTCGAGGAGCCGCTCGCCGAGCGAGCGCTGGATGCACCTTTCCCTCGGAAGCGCGACTCGATCTACGCACGCAGCGAGGTCGCGGCCACGAGAGAACTCACGGGTGTCGCTGCGTGGGGCACGGCGGCGATCGGCGAGCGCACCTCCCGGCTCACCTCCGACTTCGTGCAGATCTGGGAGCGCCCGGCGACCGTCGGAATCGATGACGACGATCTCACGCCGATCCTCGACGCGCAGCGACGCCGAGGCTGGCCGCCGGGCTGGCAGCGCGAGTTCGAGTACGTGGAGTATCGCGGCGAGCACTGGGAGGTGCACGACGTCAAGTACCTCTTCAACCGCGTGTTCAAGCGACTCTGGGCCGACTCGCGCGACGACGTGGTCGCCTTCAGCGCTCGACGCGGCGGGCCGATCTTCGCCGCCCGGGCCTGGAACGGACAGTGGGATGTCCTCGGTGAGGCGCAGTTCCTGTACATGGGATGGGATTCCAAGTACATGCTGACGGCGGTGCAGGGAGTGCTAGAGGAGGCGGGCCTCGCACCGGAGGTGTTCGTCAAGTACTCGTACATCGGCGCCGCGATGTGA